The following DNA comes from Triticum aestivum cultivar Chinese Spring chromosome 3D, IWGSC CS RefSeq v2.1, whole genome shotgun sequence.
AACGGAGCAGCATAAACCAAGCAACTTTTACATAAGCAATTAACAACAGAGACAAAGTATGCTCCCAACTGGTAAATCATGGGATGGGCTCGTCCAAACAAAATGTAGAAACAGTTAAGTGTACTTCATTGTTCTAAATTTCTGATCTATCTGGTAGTTTGTTACCACATTTAAAAAAACATTAGTATAGATATCTACTCTATCATTTGGTTGCAATATATCTAGACCTGCACATTCAAGTCGGAAAGCATCAAACTGAAACTTTTGAGCACAAACAATGAGGAAATTATGGGGCTTTGATGGCATGCTGCAATCATAAATCAAAAAGCACGACCCAAATCTACAATCTAATCTCTCATATAGCTTTGTTGTACTGCAGGCAGGGAGGCATGTATCGGGCCAATGACGGGCAGCAACGGCACAAGGTCGAAGCGGATTTCAGGAACTATAATGGATTGGCAGCATGGGGAGTGCTCTGGGGAAAAATTAGTACCCTGCATATATTAGTTGGACGCATGAGAAGATTCATTTATCTCTCTACCATGGTGCTAGGTGTCATTTATTAGTTGGACGCATGTATCACCCAGCTCAGTTCTAGCAACTATAGCATGGTCTAACAGAGCATGTAATGAATAACAGTTCAATTTCACAGCCGGCCTCAGCTCAAGTTGATGAATTATTCTAGCAATAACCAAATTATAATCATCCATTGTTGTACAATTAACCTTACTACAAGATAGTAGAAGAATCACTCTTGGTGAATCAATCATAACAAATCGAGCAATAGATACAAGAGGCACATCAGCCTAGCCATATTCATTTCAGCAATTTAGAAAGAGCTTCGATGGGGCACAGTACCTTGAGGCCCTATTATGGGGTTATGTCTGATGAAGGTTGCCCTTTGGGGCGGCAGCGGCAGCTCCGCCAAATGCAACAGCAGTGTTATCAGCGCAGTTCACAGTGGCTGCTACAGGCAGACCTAGAGACATCCTGAACTTGTTTCCAGCAGAACCTCCGTGACCTGCAGTTCAAGAACAAGCACATACAAGCTAGTTAGATAAAAGGATCGCATATCTACAGTACACTAAACCAATAATCCAGAGATGCATGGCAGCCACACACCAGTGCTATGATTCATGAAAGTCCCTTCATAGCTAAGTAAGGATTATATCGATTTACTGAGCCAAGATACATACAAGCATCTGAGAAACACTTGACCCAAGAGATGCCACTACCCGGATGCTTCATTCAAGATTTAACACAGTAACTCTACAGGCAGAAAGTAAATTGAAGGCGATCACCATGCACAACACCTCTTTGCACAGAAAAGAAGTACACCATTACGTAGTGCTACAGCAAATGTGAAAATGCTTGATGATGTACATGAATTCACATTTAGAAGGAAAGAAATGTACTGTAAAAAGGTTCCATATCTGAAAGATATTCACTCAACTAAAAGAAGGTCGAGTTTTACTTGCAAATGAAAACATGCTAGAACCTTTCTGTCAATTTATGAGAAGTAGAACCACTGTGCCATATGGTTGTTCTTTAAATAAAAAAATGAGCTGCAACGCAGGCTAACAGAAAAGCTATGAGCATCTTTTGGGCAGACCATCCAGGATGATGTACAAATCAGAATGAAAGCATGATTATATATTTCAAGGAGACAGTGGGTAACCAAACATTTCAACTGATCAAGAAATTAATATTATTGAACATGAGGAGCACCACTGAAGAAACCACATGTAGTCCTTTGTTGTGGCATCAGAAGACATGTAAGCAGCATGTATATATGAAATGTAGTCCTTTGCGCATCATCATGTAAGTTTGTATGAGGAAAACGAAATTGATAAAAAATACAGTATGTATATATGAAAGAGATATGCATCCTTCAGACTTGCAACAGACAAACAGGTGAACAAATAGAGCATACCATCCTGCCGTATGCATCTATCTATGTATAACAAGAAAATACAAGAAGATAGGATTCGGTCGGATGTAAAAAAAGATGAAGCCGAGAGCAGGTATTTGTGCAATGCAGATGTGCAGACTGAATTTTGTTACAAGTAAATACATACAAGGCAGATACAGATACATACAGACGATACTAGATGGGATGGGGATCGACCTTGAGAGCAATTGATTCATTTCTGTTGATAACGAATACTCCTAGAATCGAGCATCGAAACCGAGAGATCTATGTATCTAGGGCGAACGAACAACGTCCTGATCCAGCCACGGAGAAGAGAACTGACTGGGTGCGGTCGGGCAGGGTACCTTGGGGACGGACGACAGGGCGGACACATGGGAGAGGGCGGGTGGATCTCGTCGGGGTCCGCGGCGCACTCTGCGAGGATTCGGCAGTGCAGCAGCACGTCGACGGCCTTGTTCACGTCGAGGTCGATGTAGTAGCTGGACGGGAGGTGCTCATAGTGGTCCTCGAGCGGGCGGTCGAAGAAGGGGTCAGAGAGCGCCTCCTGGTTGCCAGTGGCCCGCGGGCGGTTGAAGATCCCCCTCCTCACGTCGTCGGCGGCCACGAGCGGCCCGCAGCTCTCGGCATCGCTGTCGGCCATCCGcccgaggcggaggtggaggcgaggAGCCAGCGGAGGTGGCCATGGAGGTGCGGCGCCGAGGGCGGGACGAGCACGGCGGCCCTACGGCGGAAGGCGAGGAGTGAGGCATCAGGGACGGAGGAAAAGCGGCGGAGGAGCGGGTGGTGGCGCGCGGGCGCGGGTGGCGGAATCGGCTGAATCGGGGGCGGGAGGTAGGTGGCGGCTGAGGAGTGGATCTgaatcgggggagagaggggagaggagtGGAGTTAGGGTTTGGGTTGGCCTGCTGAGAGGTGAGTGAGAGACGTTGGATCCGCCTGTGTGGACGGTTCAGATTAGATAGAGCGGGGTGATCCGTGAGAAGTGTTCTGATTGGTCCGAGAATCTGTGATTTAAAATAATTTTCAAGTACTAAAGATAGAGCTATTTTGTGaagcagctatcaaaaatatttcGCAAAGGGTATCACACAAATTTTCACtcaagttagaccacattttatggatgagaACCAAGttgtatgcatttctgatctttctagctatttttaatcatttttcgagtgtccaaaatgagtttttttgtgaaggacctataatatatttgttgcaaaattggaccaaatcaattttataaaacattaggccatatttaatgtataaTTGACAAAATAGTtggatgtcaaaagttttgatccacctctcgtgaaaaagacaaatttccgtcgattcagctggaaacgggttAAATTTGAATTGCaaatgcctcatagtttgctctttattttttccaaaaatattttctaggtacataagtatctatttaatcatagaaacaccaaaaaaattcaagattcaaccactagctatgaacggtcatgcccgccgttttgaccgcattttgaaacgtgcagcaaaaattcaaataaaatcaaaaaattagaaaaccttcgcattgtgtcattatatgtgaccaatttaccagcaaaaataataaacttataatatgataattatttttaaaaagtgttctcagaaacgagctatcatgtgtgaagattcatgattttcaagccaaatgatcaatcttatggtcacattcatggcatagtttgttcgaatgatctcatattgtgcacaagggtgcatattggaatggaaaacaatgttgcctaaggaagttttcatttcctttggacgaaaaaaatcatttttcatttttttgagtgccgaaaatgagtttttttgtgaagaaactaccaaataattgtcgcaaaattggaccaaatcaattttctaaaatactagcccatacttaatgcacaattgaccaaatggttgggtgtcaaaagttttgatccacctctggtgaaaaagacaaatttccgccgattcagttggaagcgggttaaatttgaactgcaaatgcctcatagtttgctctttattttttccaaaaatcttttctaggtacataagtatctatttaatcagagaaacaccaaaaaaattcaaagattcaaccactagctaggaacggtcatgcccgccgttttgaccgcattttaaaacgggcataaaaaattcaaaaaaaattcataaaattggaaaaccttcgcattgtgtcattatatgtgaccaagttactaggaaaaataataaacttgtaatacgataattatttaaaaaaagtgttctcagaaatgagctatcatctatgaacattcatggctttcaagccaaatgatcaatcttatggacacattcatggcatagtttgttcgaatgatctcatattgtgcacaagggtgcatattggaatggaaaacaatgttgcctaaggaagttttcatttcttttggacaaaaaatcatttttcattttttgagtgcccaaaatgaggttttctttgtgaagaacctaccaaataattgttgcaaaattggaccaaatcaattttctaaaatactaggccataattaatgcacaattgaccaaatggctgggtgtcaaaagcttttatccacctctcgtgaaaagaaaaatttccgccgattcaattcgaagcgggttaaatttgaactgcggttgcctcatagtttgctatttatttctcccaaaaatcatttctaggtacataagtgtttatttaatcatagaaacaccaaaaaatttccaagattcaaccactagctaggaacggtcatgcccgccgttttgaccgcattttgaaacgggcatgaaaaattcaaaaaaatggaaaaccttcgcattgtgtcattatatgtggtcaagttatcaggaaaaataataaacttgtaatacgataattattttaaaaaagtgttctcagaaacgagctatcatgtgtggagatcaatggctttcaagccacatgatcaatcttatggccacattcatggcatagtttgttcaaatgatctcatattgtgcacaagggtgcatattgaaatggcaaacaatgttgcctaaggaagttttcattttctttggacgaaaaaatcattttccatttttcgagtgcccaaaatgagttttttttgtgaaggacctaccatatattttgttgcaaaatgggaccaggtcatttttataatatattaggccatatttaatgtacaattgacaaaatggttggtctTCAAAAGTACCtatacacctctggtgaaaaagacaaatttctgccgttgtagtaggaagcgggtcaaatttgaactgcagctgcctcatagtttgctctttattttttccaaaaatcatttataggtacataagtatctataatcagaaatacatggtttggtggcgatacattgacgtttggatggtggcccagggccccaacttcaaagcgcgtagactcgcatgcccgccgcgtggtcaccgcatgaccgtggtgttgccatgcgtTCCGGGCAGCCTAGCCATGTCTAGTGGGTTCGGCACTCCCCTGATAAGTgtcaggaagaagaaggcaatagaagaatctcacgaggagactgaactgagctcaaacatgaattagcacccaagtgtttgattagtggtacgagaaatgcacatggccaatgggcctgagttttggccgaggatgatcatctactaaggacactatcttggaaaatttgcagctcaaatggaggagtctaggtgtcacttgctttgcaacgtaccacactggatagaaatatgaatgttgaagccacactcacatgtattgtaagatggggctcaaatttcgtggagagctatgatttgggaatatagaagatgtggcaaaaattcagctcattaggatatgcctagctagtacttccttcaaaaCAGTTCGAGTTCaccaaaaactttggaaatttgccgaggaagatttaccaggcaaatggagttgaatattttcatgaggcaatgatttggatagtaaagaatgcccaattttttggggaattttgggaatgacagaaatataggttgcttcacaacctagggtaaaaattgacacatggacatgacacat
Coding sequences within:
- the LOC123077747 gene encoding uncharacterized protein, translating into MADSDAESCGPLVAADDVRRGIFNRPRATGNQEALSDPFFDRPLEDHYEHLPSSYYIDLDVNKAVDVLLHCRILAECAADPDEIHPPSPMCPPCRPSPRSRRFCWKQVQDVSRSACSSHCELR